In a genomic window of Gadus macrocephalus chromosome 9, ASM3116895v1:
- the si:ch1073-390k14.1 gene encoding deoxyribodipyrimidine photo-lyase yields the protein MNVKRTIAGAADNIASLSNTLQQLVLGGEDPGGFFGICVSAMGHSETLSVFPSLIQPLASVDPSQHSTLIAIYVEYFSKDEEDELEVALALSLLDVEPQQKPVCRPEPRPPVWQGGYPAKVGGSIPGVATKSKTTTLPGLSYAQSAATGGRGRRPSENLPRTGSGVPSSTPPTHPSRDRAPLPTDTDTHSTTSQTTRHKHVPGLPAPPTFHQSDRRQDAVNDDARDPLDTEGTCPDQSQKPKRSKNRRQRGKGCGQRAVVGLPHSPSATPPVLLWLRRDLRLHDNPALIGSLQAGAPVVPVFIWSPEEEEGPGVTMATGGACRYWLHQALACLQGALGRLGSHLVLLKAAPGSSLGALLGLAGETGARTVLATALYEPWLRERDQRVEAGLRRAGVAWRMVHSYCLRDPYSVSTQGVGLRGLGSVSHFISCCEQNPGPALGPSLDPPVSMPTPSQWPPGDPLDALGLARMPRRKDGTVIDWAANIRASWDFSEQGAHARLEAFLQDGVYRYEKESGRADSPNTSCLSPYLHWGQISPRWLLWDAKSARCRPQKFQRKLAWRDLAYWQLSLFPALPWESLRPAYKALRWSSDRGHLKAWQRGRTGYPLVDAAMRQLWLTGWVNNYMRHVVASFLIAYLHLPWQEGYLWFQDTLLDADVAIDAMMWQNGGMCGLDHWNFVMHPVDAALTCDPCGSYVRKWCPELAALPDDIIHKPWRCPASILRRAGVAFGHTYPEPIVTDLEARRGQSLQDVALVRSTLSEYVDERSGCDLVPLPPRLVAEALGSAGGDQLRTGTKQFLLPVITRMEFKHRRGDPGADAASNPYDAVLKGYVSRKRDETVAFLNQRDFSASVMNEGAQRRERLDSDMRILEGLPRAPPGRGRARPTPAAKGQSS from the exons ATGAACGTTAAACGGACGATAGCCGGAGCGGCCGATAACATTGCCTCTTTAAGTAACACGTTACAACAACTGGTGTTGGGTGGAGAGGATCCAGGAGGGTTCTTCGGTATTTGTGTATCTGCCATGGGACACAGCGAAACCCTGTCGGTCTTTCCATCCCTCATTCAACCTTTGGCTTCTGTGGACCCCTCTCAACACTCCACGCTCATCGCCATTTATGTGGAATACTTCTCAAAA GATGAAGAAGATGAGCTAGAAGTTGCTCTGGCGCTCTCCCTACTTGATGTCGAGCCCCAGCAGAAGCCCGTCTGCAGACCGGAGCCTAGACCGCCCGTCTGGCAGGGAGGGTACCCAGCTAAggttgggggttcgattccggGGGTTGCCACCAAGTCTAAAACCACAACCCTCCCTGGACTCAGCTACGCACAATCAGCAGCTACAGGTGGGAGAGGACGCAGGCCCAGCGAGAACCTACCGAGGACGGGCTCCGGGGTCCCGTCTAgtaccccacccacacacccctccagagaccgtgcccccctccccacagacacagacacacactcgacCACGTCGCAGACAACTAGACACAAACACGTCCCCGGTCTTCCTGCCCCTCCCACATTCCACCAAAGTGACCGGCGGCAGGACGCTGTTAATGACGACGCCCGCGACCCATTGGACACGGAGGGGACCTGCCCTGACCAATCGCAGAAGCCCAAGCGCTCCAAAAACCGTCGGCAGCGCGGTAAGGGGTGTGGCCAGCGTGCGGTGGTGGGGCTGCCTCACTCACCttcggccacgccccctgtgCTGTTGTGGCTCCGCCGGGACCTCAGGCTCCACGACAACCCCGCTCTGATTGGCTCGCTGCAGGCGGGCGCGCCGGTCGTCCCCGTCTTCATATGGagccctgaggaggaggaggggccgggggtaaccatggcaaccggagGGGCAT GTCGGTACTGGCTCCACCAGGCCCTGGCGTGTCTCCAGGGGGCTCTGGGGCGTCTGGGCAGTCACCTGGTGCTCCTGAAGGCCGCCCCGGGCTCCTCCCTGGGGGCCCTCCTGGGCCTggcgggggagacgggggcgcGCACGGTGCTGGCCACGGCGCTCTACGAGCCCTGGCTGAGGGAGCGAGACCAGCGGGTGGAGGCCGGGCTGCGGCGGGCCGGCGTGGCGTGGCGGATGGTGCACTCCTACTGCCTCCGGGACCCGTACTCCGTCAGCACCCAGGGGGTGGGGCTGAGAG GCCTCGGCTCGGTGTCCCACTTCATCAGCTGCTGTGAGCAGAACCCGGGCCCCGCTTTGGGCCCCAGCCTCGACCCGCCCGTTTCCATGCCGACCCCATCCCAGTGGCCCCCGGGGGACCCCCTCGATGCGCTCGGCCTGGCGCGCATGCCCCGCAGGAAGGACGGCACCGTG ATTGACTGGGCGGCCAACATCCGCGCCTCGTGGGACTTCAGCGAGCAGGGGGCTCACGCACGTTTAGAGGCCTTCCTGCAAGATG GTGTGTACCGGTACGAGAAAGAGTCCGGTCGGGCCGATTCCCCCAACACCAGTTGTCTGTCTCCCTACCTCCACTGGGGGCAGATCAGTCCACGCTGGTTATTATGGGATGCCAAAAGTGCACGGTGCAGACCCCAAAAGTTCCAGCGCAAACTGGCCTGGAGGGACCTGGCGTACTGGCAGCTGTCCCTGTTCCCCGCCCTTCCCTGGGAGTCTCTGAGGCCGGCGTACAAG GCTCTCCGGTGGAGCAGTGACCGGGGCCACCTGAAGGCGTGGCAGCGGGGCCGGACAGGCTACCCCCTGGTGGACGCCGCCATGAGGCAGCTGTGGCTGACCGGCTGGGTCAACAACTACATGAGACACGTGGTCGCGTCCTTCCTCATAGCTTACCTGCATCTGCCCTGGCAAGAGGGGTACCTCTGGTTCCAG gacacTCTGTTGGACGCCGACGTGGCGATCGATGCCATGATGTGGCAGAACGGGGGAATGTGCGGCCTGGACCACTGGAACTTCGTGATGCACCCGGTCGACGCAGCCCTGACCTGTGACCCCTGTGGCAGTTACGTCAGGAAATGGTGTCCTGAACTTGCAGCGCTGCCCGATGACATCATCCACAAACCCTGGAGATGCCCCGCCTCCATACTGCGGCGTGCAG GTGTTGCTTTTGGACACACCTACCCCGAGCCCATCGTCACAGACCTGGAGGCGCGGAGGGGCCAGTCCCTGCAGGACGTGGCGCTGGTACGGAGCACGTTGAGCGAGTACGTGGACGAGCGTAGCGGCTGTGACCTGGTGCCGCTGCCCCCCCGTCTGGTCGCCGAGGCCCTGGGCTCAGCGGGGGGCGACCAGCTCAGGACCGGCACGAAGCAGTTCCTCCTGCCCGTCATCACCCGCATGGAGTTCAAGCACCGACGGGGCGACCCCGGCGCGGACGCCGCCTCCAACCCCTACGACGCCGTGCTGAAGGGCTACGTGAGCCGCAAGCGCGACGAGACCGTGGCCTTCCTCAACCAGCGGGACTTCTCCGCCAGCGTGATGAACGAGGGGGCGCAGCGAAGGGAGAGGCTGGACAGCGATATGCGGATACTAGAGGGACTCCCCCGAGCTCCCCCCGGCCGGGGAAGAGCCAGGCCAACTCCCGCGGCCAAGGGCCAATCCTCGTAG